In a single window of the Drosophila albomicans strain 15112-1751.03 chromosome 3, ASM965048v2, whole genome shotgun sequence genome:
- the LOC127565768 gene encoding solute carrier family 2, facilitated glucose transporter member 3-like, translating into MEPKPKWTRLLIWSTLGSTIGAGVPCGYCMGVINSPAVHMRAWCEATLLRNYGLRLTPATLDTLWALIVAIFLIGGVLGSACAGWAANRFGRRGCILLSGSLLGLAGIGFLSCRLLHSVELLLLSRLVVGFGAGLVSTTLPMYHSEIAAVPQRGTLGVCCSVGFSIGMVVAQLFTLQALFGSEQHWHIALGFYLVFMAICFAPFRYYAESPKWLFIVRKRREEALQVLVRLRGTDVGLQQEILAMEQEADSKSSSRNLIQVLRDHKMMLPLLLLCAYQGGQQLTGCSSIFYYSVSIFQSSGLSPRTAELLNLAAGNVNLLTSLMGPLLMAKFNRRTLMLLSSSFCGLLMFAFGWLTEYSVLIPWLSFGTIASVFLYLFFFQLALGPMPSFIGAELFEVPSRSVALSLGNQVGWSCNFLVGFLFPTMHSLLGFWIFIVFSMFSCLLYLLTKFYLPETRGREVSHVAQLVSRGFHSKVL; encoded by the exons ATGGAACCCAAGCCCAAGTGGACGCGTCTGCTCATCTGGAGTACCTTGGGAAGCACCATTGGTGCCGGTGTGCCTTGCGGATATTGCATGGGTGTCATCAACAGTCCCGCTGTG CACATGCGCGCCTGGTGCGAGGCCACGCTGCTTCGGAACTATGGACTACGACTCACACCCGCTACGCTGGACACGCTCTGGGCTTTAATAGTGGCCATCTTCCTCATAGGCGGCGTCTTGGGCTCCGCTTGCGCTGGCTGGGCAGCGAATCGCTTCGGACGACGCGGCTGCATTCTCTTGAGCGGTTCGCTGCTTGGCCTGGCGGGTATTGGATTCCTTAGCTGTCGCCTGCTACACTCggtggagctgctgctgcttagtCGCCTTGTGGTGGGCTTTGGCGCCGGACTTGTGAGCACCACTCTGCCCATGTATCACAGCGAGATTGCCGCCGTGCCACAGCGCGGCACTTTGGGAGTTTGCTGCTCCGTGGGCTTCTCCATTGGCATGGTGGTGGCGCAATTGTTTACGCTGCAAGCGCTCTTTGGCAGCGAACAGCATTGGCACATTGCGCTGGGTTTCTACTTGGTCTTTATGGCCATTTGCTTTGCGCCCTTTCGCTACTATGCTGAGAGTCCCAAGTGGTTGTTCATAGTGCGGAAACGTCGCGAGGAGGCGCTTCAAGTGCTCGTCCGCTTGCGCGGCACTGATGTAGGACTTCAGCAGGAGATACTAGCCATGGAACAGGAGGCGGACAGCAAGAGTAGCAGTCGCAATCTGATCCAGGTGTTGCGCGATCACAAAATGatgctgccactgctgttgctctgcGCCTATCAAGGCGGTCAACAGCTCACAGGCTGCTCTTCG ATCTTCTACTATTCCGTGTCCATCTTCCAAAGCAGCGGCCTATCGCCGCGCACCGCCGAGTTGTTAAATCTTGCTGCTGGCAATGTGAATCTGTTGACCTCGCTGATGGGTCCGCTGTTGATGGCCAAGTTCAATCGACGCACTCTGATGCTACTCTCCAGCTCCTTCTGTGGCCTGCTCATGTTTGCCTTTGGCTGGCTCACAGAATATAGC GTTCTGATACCCTGGTTATCCTTCGGCACCATTGCCAGCGTCTTTCTCTATCTGTTTTTCTTCCAATTGGCACTAGGGCCCATGCCATCCTTCATTGGCGCAG AGCTCTTTGAAGTGCCCTCGCGCTCCGTGGCGCTTTCCTTAGGCAATCAAGTGGGCTGGAGCTGCAACTTTCTGGTTGGCTTTCTCTTTCCCACGATGCATTCGCTACTTGGCTTCTGGATCTTCATCGTGTTCTCCATGTTCAGCTGCCTGCTTTATTTGCTCACCAAGTTTTATCTGCCCGAGACGCGCGGTCGTGAGGTTTCCCATGTTGCCCAGCTCGTTTCACGTGGCTTCCACAGCAAAGTGCTTTAA